A single region of the Triticum dicoccoides isolate Atlit2015 ecotype Zavitan chromosome 2B, WEW_v2.0, whole genome shotgun sequence genome encodes:
- the LOC119365689 gene encoding cold-responsive protein kinase 1-like isoform X1, with translation MDCCFMFGRRSQHAVEGDDGEHSVKVFSYNELRKATQDFSGANKIGEGGFGSVFRGMLKDGTLIAVKVLSATSRQGVREFLTELTAISDIKHENLVTLVGCCAEGSHRILVYNYLEKNSLSQTLLGSGYSSIQFNWRARVKIAVGVARGLAFLHEEIRPHIIHRDIKASNILLDKDLTPKISDFGLARLLPANATHVSTRVAGTLGYLAPEYAIRGQVTKKSDIYSYGVLLLEIVSGRCNTNTRLPCEDQFLLEKTWAFYEQERLEEIIDADIDEDLDIEEACRFLKIGLLCTQDAMARRPHMPTVVRMLTGSKSVSMEKITRPAMITDFAELKVSTKPHGANQARSNTSRSFSTTEISEPFSSSENHTQTSV, from the exons ATGGATTGCTGCTTTATGTTCGGACGGAGATCTCAACATGCTGTTGAAGGCGATGATG GTGAACATAGTGTGAAGGTCTTTTCTTACAATGAGTTGAGAAAGGCAACTCAAGATTTCAGTGGGGCAAACAAGATTGGAGAGGGTGGTTTTGGTTCCGTATTCAGG GGAATGCTCAAAGACGGCACACTAATCGCAGTGAAGGTTCTGTCAGCCACTTCAAGGCAAGGTGTCCGAGAGTTCTTAACTGAACTTACAGCAATTTCAGACATCAAGCATGAAAACCTGGTCACGCTTGTCGGATGCTGTGCTGAAGGGTCCCATAGGATCCTCGTTTACAATTATCTTGAGAAAAACAGCCTTTCACAGACATTGCTAG GGTCTGGCTACAGCAGCATCCAGTTCAACTGGAGGGCTCGTGTCAAAATTGCCGTGGGCGTTGCCCGTGGACTTGCATTTCTTCATGAGGAAATCCGTCCTCACATTATCCACCGCGACATAAAAGCGAGCAACATTCTTCTCGACAAGGACCTCACCCCGAAAATTTCTGATTTTGGATTGGCGAGGCTTCTTCCTGCCAATGCAACTCATGTTAGCACCCGGGTGGCAGGCACATT AGGATACTTGGCTCCTGAATATGCTATCCGAGGTCAAGTGACGAAGAAGTCCGACATCTATAgttatggagttcttctcttggaaATCGTCAGTGGCAGATGTAACACCAACACAAGATTGCCTTGTGAAGATCAATTCCTCCTTGAGAAG ACATGGGCATTCTATGAGCAAGAGCGTCTAGAAGAGATCATAGATGCCGACATAGACGAAGACCTGGACATCGAGGAGGCATGCCGGTTCCTGAAGATCGGCCTGCTATGCACACAGGACGCAATGGCGCGCCGCCCCCACATGCCCACCGTCGTGAGGATGCTCACAGGAAGCAAGAGCGTCTCCATGGAGAAGATCACCAGGCCAGCCATGATCACCGACTTTGCGGAGCTCAAGGTCAGCACCAAACCGCACGGAGCGAACCAGGCGCGGTCCAACACGTCGAGGTCCTTCTCCACCACGGAAATATCTGAGCCCTTCTCGTCGTCGGAGAATCACACGCAGACATCTGTATGA
- the LOC119365689 gene encoding cold-responsive protein kinase 1-like isoform X2: protein MLKDGTLIAVKVLSATSRQGVREFLTELTAISDIKHENLVTLVGCCAEGSHRILVYNYLEKNSLSQTLLGSGYSSIQFNWRARVKIAVGVARGLAFLHEEIRPHIIHRDIKASNILLDKDLTPKISDFGLARLLPANATHVSTRVAGTLGYLAPEYAIRGQVTKKSDIYSYGVLLLEIVSGRCNTNTRLPCEDQFLLEKTWAFYEQERLEEIIDADIDEDLDIEEACRFLKIGLLCTQDAMARRPHMPTVVRMLTGSKSVSMEKITRPAMITDFAELKVSTKPHGANQARSNTSRSFSTTEISEPFSSSENHTQTSV, encoded by the exons ATGCTCAAAGACGGCACACTAATCGCAGTGAAGGTTCTGTCAGCCACTTCAAGGCAAGGTGTCCGAGAGTTCTTAACTGAACTTACAGCAATTTCAGACATCAAGCATGAAAACCTGGTCACGCTTGTCGGATGCTGTGCTGAAGGGTCCCATAGGATCCTCGTTTACAATTATCTTGAGAAAAACAGCCTTTCACAGACATTGCTAG GGTCTGGCTACAGCAGCATCCAGTTCAACTGGAGGGCTCGTGTCAAAATTGCCGTGGGCGTTGCCCGTGGACTTGCATTTCTTCATGAGGAAATCCGTCCTCACATTATCCACCGCGACATAAAAGCGAGCAACATTCTTCTCGACAAGGACCTCACCCCGAAAATTTCTGATTTTGGATTGGCGAGGCTTCTTCCTGCCAATGCAACTCATGTTAGCACCCGGGTGGCAGGCACATT AGGATACTTGGCTCCTGAATATGCTATCCGAGGTCAAGTGACGAAGAAGTCCGACATCTATAgttatggagttcttctcttggaaATCGTCAGTGGCAGATGTAACACCAACACAAGATTGCCTTGTGAAGATCAATTCCTCCTTGAGAAG ACATGGGCATTCTATGAGCAAGAGCGTCTAGAAGAGATCATAGATGCCGACATAGACGAAGACCTGGACATCGAGGAGGCATGCCGGTTCCTGAAGATCGGCCTGCTATGCACACAGGACGCAATGGCGCGCCGCCCCCACATGCCCACCGTCGTGAGGATGCTCACAGGAAGCAAGAGCGTCTCCATGGAGAAGATCACCAGGCCAGCCATGATCACCGACTTTGCGGAGCTCAAGGTCAGCACCAAACCGCACGGAGCGAACCAGGCGCGGTCCAACACGTCGAGGTCCTTCTCCACCACGGAAATATCTGAGCCCTTCTCGTCGTCGGAGAATCACACGCAGACATCTGTATGA